The Leptospiraceae bacterium genome includes the window GCCAAAGAACTCGGACTTATGATTTTGTTAGGCGGCGGAATATTTGGTGGTTTTCGTTTTTTCTTTCCGAAAATGCTTCGAATGATTTCTCATTTACAAGCCCAAGAAGTATGGGTTCTCGGTGGTCTGGCACTTTGTTTTGGAGCTGCTTATCTGAGTCATCTAGCTGGATTATCTTTAGCGTTAGGCGCGTTTATCGCTGGTGTAGTAATAGCAGGATCAGATGAAAGCCATAAAGTAGCAAAAACAATAGAACCAATTCGAGATGCATTTACAGCGATATTTTTTATGTCTCTGGGTCTTTTAATTAATATCAAATTAGAATTCATTCATTTTTATATAATTGTTGCGTTAGGTGTAATACTTGCCAAAGGAGCAATTGTTACATTCGTTTCCCTTATACTAGGAAACACAACCAAAGTAAGTATACTTGCAGCAATGGCATTAGCACAAGTGGGAGAATTTTCATATGTTCTAGCAAGTGCTGCCGTTCAAAATCAAATAATCACGTCTGACATTTTTCAGATAATTCTTACAGCTATGGTAATTACAATGATTTTGGCTCCCGGTATGATTGCATTTGCTCCGCGACTTGCATTCAAAGCAGTTCCGGCTATTAGCTTTATACCGCTACATAAATTATCACTTTATAAAAAAGAAAAATCGATTCCTAAAATTGATATTGACTCAGTAGTACCAGAAGTATTAATTTTGGGTTTCGGTGTAATTGGAAAAAATGTAAGTAATGTCCTGAAAGAAACTAAAATTCCATTCCAAGTAATGGAAATGAATTTAAATAATGTAAAAGAAGGAAAACATATTGGTATACCGATATTCTACGGAGATTGCACTGATCCGGAAGCACTTGAACGAGCCGGATTTCTCAAAGTAAAAGCAGTAGTAATCGCGATATCAGATGAAGGTGCAGTAAAAGAATCAACATCTCTAATGAAAAAAATTCGACCAGATATATTTATTTTAGTTAGGACACGTTATTTGTTAAACCAAGAAAAAATAAAAGAACTTGGAGCAGATGTGGTAGTAACCGAAGAGTTTGAATCTTCTATTCAAATATTTTCCCTTTTACTCGAAAAGTTTGGAGTCGATAAAAATATAATTTTAGAGCAAGAAGATATTATTCGGTCGAATAGTTCTATTTTTTTTTAAGAGACAAATTGCCGAAAGATATTTGCTATTCGATTTATGCTTTCAATTAGAAAGTCAATCGACAATAAACTTCGACCAGCTTTCGCAGAACTGCCAAACTGGACTACTGCATAAAAAGTGGACACATTTTTATGCAGTAGTCCAGTCATTTAGTTACGGATTTCTAACCACGAAGAGCACGAAGTTCACGAAGGATTTTCAATGTAATCTTCTTCGTGTTCTTCGCGACCTTCGTGGTTAATCTTTTTTCTGTTTTCTTAACTTAATGACATTGACCTTCAGCCAAGCTATCGCAGGCTATCGACACATTCGATAAACTCAGTGCAAGATTTATTAATTCATTAGCTTTTTCTAATATTCTTTTGCTAGTCTCAAGTATCATAGTTTTCTATTTTTGCGTAAGTGGACAGACACCGTTTTTTTGGAATCGGAAGTTAGAGTAAATGAAAGGATGGCAAGATGATAAAACGTAAGAATTTTAGCAATGAGTTTAAAGAGAAAATAGTGCTTGAATATACTTCAGGACAAAGCTCAGCAGCACAAATAGCACAGAGGGAAGGTATAACATCGCAGACTGTTCGTGATTGGGGAAAGGCATTCAATAATAAAAATTTCAGAGTATGAATTCAACAGAATTTTCACTGAGAAAGCGAGTAGCAGAATTAGAAAGTGCGTTAGCTGAAGCATCTCTGACAATCCACATATTAAAAAAAAAAGAGGAAATAGAGAAGAAATACAATATAAGCGGAAAATAATTCAGAAATATCTTGCTCCTGAATTTGGGGTTAAGGCTAGTTGCAAAGATTGAACTGGGTCTGTCGTCTTATTACTATTCGTCAGACTTTAAAGAAAGGAAACGTGAAAGGGATTCTAAAATTGTCAAAAAATTGAATCAATCATAGAGCTTCTTCCTCTTTCCGGATACCGAAGTTGCGCTTCCAAATTGAAAGAAACTATGCAGATCGGAAGGAACCGAGTGCAGAGATTAATGCGCGAAAATCAGCTAAATTGCAGGGCGAAAAAGGCATATTACTCTGGAAGCACAAATTCAAAACACCATTTACGAAAATACTCAAACCTACTAATAGAAGCGGATATTCAAGAGTATCCAGTCATAGTTGGTGACGTAACTGCTTTCGATATAAAAGGTAAAAACCATTATTGTGCACATTTATTAGATTTAACAAATAGAGAGATTTTAGGAATATCTGTTTCTAGAATAAATAATACAGATCTTGTTTATCGAACTTTGGAACAAGCTATCAGTAAAAGAGATGACCTCTCTAAGTATATACATCACACTGATAGTGATGTTAGATATTGTTCCAGTAAATATATAAAACTTGTAGAGAAGTCCCAAATGAAAATCTCTATGTGTAGAGGCAATGCATATGAAAACGCACATTCAGAATCATTTAATAAAACTTTGAAGAGACAGGAAATTAATATTCATCAGCATAACTCCATAGAAGAAGCAGAAAAAGTATTCTTGAATTTGCTGTAAAATATAATACTATTAGGCCACACTCTTCTTTAGGCTGGATATCTCCTCTTAAGTTTTCTAAAAATAAATTAAATTTAATAAAAAAATGATTCCAAAAAAAGAGGTTCACTCCAGAAAGAAAAGAAAAAAGTAAGCAAAAAAGAAAAGAAAGCCCGCAGCAGCGATTTTATTGCCTTAACACGCTGCAAATGCTCCATTAAGACCTTTTTGCATTTGAAAAATTAGAAAAAGATCTGCCCTGTTTATTTTTTGTCTATGAGTTTTTTGGGAAAACTTTTGCATTTAAAACCTAGATAGAATTAAGTTTAAGCCAACTTGACAAAGTAGCATTAATTCATTAGCTTTTTCTAATATTATTTTGCTAGTCTCAAGTATCATAGTTTTCTATTTTTGCGTAAGGTCAGTTAATTATTATTTTTTTTAAAATATTCGAAATCACTTTGTATTCTACTTATATCTTCTAAACCTTCTGGGTATCGAATGATCATATTATTTGATTTGTTGATAAGGATTATATTGGAACTATGATTGATTTGGTAGGCAGAATTATTTTTTCCGAAAATATCACGCGCAAACTGAACATAAAACTGTCCGGCAAAATTTTCGATTTTATTTATGTCTGAATCTCGGACTCCAATAAATCTTTTATCTCGATTTTGCATATAGGTATTTATAGACTCTTTCGAATCTCTTTCTGGATCGATGGATACGAATACAAAACGTAAATCAGAGTCAGGAATTTTTTTGGAAATTCTAGTCAAAAGACTTACACCCTTGGGGCAAATCTCCGTACACCGCAAAAAACCAAAATAGATAAAATGAAAATTACTATTTAATTCTTTTTCTGTAAATTTTGCACCGTTATGGTCTTCTAATTCAAATGGATTAATTTTTATTGAGGATTCAAAACCATAGTATTTATCATTTAATTGAAAAACAAAAAGTACAATAAATGCAATGATATGTAATAAAAAAATAATTCCAAAACTAATTTGTTTTTTATTAAGTTTCATTTTTTAAAGATTCAATTGCTTTATTTAAATCTTTTATTATTTCCTCGGATGTTTTCCCCAGAGTAACTAAATCTTGAGAATTCTTCACAAAACTTTCTGTGGTCTTATGAAAATCAGAAATGGATTTCAAAATAGTTTCCATAAATTCTTGCTGTTCGCTAGTTGCATTTTGAATTGTAAAGGCTTCTTTATTTATGGAAGTAATATTATTACGAATTTTTTCAAATTTCCTAGTTTGTTCTTTGGCAGTCTCCGTAACTAATTTGAACTCATCTGAAAGCGTATTAAATTGATTAAATAAATCACCAAAAACTCCCATACCTTGGTTCACAGCTTCGACTGACTGCCTCACCTCAGACTGAATATTTTTCATGAGCCTGTCACTTTCCTTAATGCTATTTGCCGTTTGTTCTGCTAACTTTGACACTTCTTGCGCTACAATCGCAAACCCTCTTCCGTATTCTCCAGCTCGAGCAGCTTCAATTGACGCATTTAAAGAAAGTAAATTTATTCTGTCAGCAATTTCGTGAATTCCCTGAATAATAGTTTGCATATCTCTATATGTATTGGAGATTTTACTCATAGACGTTTGCATTGTGTTCAAAGTTTTCTCACCTGTTTTCACGATACTAAGCGTAGTGTTAATTCCATTATCAGAATCCCTAATCATTTGCAGCAAATTACCATTTTCCTCATTCAAACTTTCCAAATTTGAGGTTAACCCTTCTGTGCTGGCATATTGTGATTTTGTGCTATTAGAAACATTTAGAATGCTTTCTGAGACAGATTGTAAAGATTCACTAATTTGCTGGACTGAGTTTGCTTGTATTTTTGAATCCGAAGAAATTTTTTCGGAATAAGCATATATTTTACTGACAGACATATTTGTTTTTTGAGAAATCAAATCTACTTCAATTATTATCTGGGAATTTTTTTCGTACATCTTATTTAAAATTGTAAGTGTTTCAAATCTCATAAATTGTTCTTTAAGTCGACGAGAGAAAAATCCCATCGTAACACTTTCAAATATTACAAAAATAGCATGTAAAAATACGATATCCCATCCATGCCCATAATTAAATGCCTTTATGGGTATTTCATATAGAGTAAAATTATTTTCTTGTAATACATTAAAAATTCCATGCTGAATCGCAATGGAAAGAGTTGCTGTTACAAATAATTTCCAATCTTTATAGATTAGTAAAAATCCCAATGTAACAAATACATGAAAATGCATTTCAATTCTACCTAACTGAACAAATATTAATAAAGAGGAAAACGTCATGATAATCACTGAAAATAAATGACGCGAAATGGTTGTACCTTGAAAAAGGTAATAAATTACCATCGATAATAAAGAAAGGACAGTATAAAAAATAAGTCCGGGGATTAATGTTCCATAACTATACGCAAATAAAATAACCCAAGGAAGATGCGAAAACATCAAAACCAACATGAATTTATCATTTTTTTTGCAGTCTTCTGTATAAATTTCTTCTGCTGATAAATTCTCTTTTATAAACTCATTATTATTTAGATTTTTCATATCCTTTTCTTTCGATCCTTTAACATTCTGCCCAAAAACCAATATTACAAATTAAAATAAAATCGAACATAATACAAGATGTTTTTATTAGTTTAGACTTTCCGTTTAAAGGAATAATTTTTCCAGTGGGAAAGGTTTATGAGCATTTTCCTCAATTATACTGAATTAAAATCTAGTATTACCTATGTATGCTTTAAAATACATTATCAGCCCAACTTGAATACAAAAAAGTTATGTAACTTATGTTACGCAAAATTGGAAATTTACGAAAATGAAACCTAATTTAAGAATATTAGAAAATGGTAATGAATTAATAAATTCAATAGCCTGCGGCAGCAAGCCCACCGCTAGGTGCAACCGTCAAGTGGACACTGGACTCACCTTGCGTAAGGTGAGTTATGTAATAATGTTTATTTTGTTTGTTTACTAAATCTAAACAAGTGACTGCGGTTAATGCTTTGAGTTAAGATTTTTCCGGCAAATCGATAGTAAACTCGCTTCCATTTCCTAATTCACTTTTGACTCTTATAGTTCCACCGTGCAATTCTACAATTTTTCTTGCGATAAATAAACCTAATCCTACCCCACTCACTTCATAGGACAAGGAAGTATCTACTCGAAAGAATTTTTCGAATATTTTATCGTGAAATTCTTTTGATATCCCAATCCCATTGTCTTTAATTGAAATTTCTATTCCTTTAAAAGTACGATCCAAAGTTTTTAAAACCCGTTTTCTAAATGTAATTTCTACAGTTCCTTTTGGTTTATTGTATACTATTGCATTTTTTAAAATTGCCTCGATTGCTTTTGCTAATAGAATCGAATCACATTCAAACTCTATTTTTTCTTTTGCCTCAAATATTATTTGAACGTCTTGGTCTTCTAATATTTGTTTAACTTCGACCAAAACACTCTCTATCAATTTGGAAATTTCTATCTTATTTTTTTGTAATTTTAAATTTGTTTCAATATCTGTCACAAGAATTAAATCATTTACATAATCATTCAATTTACCTGAGCCAGCTCGTATTTCCTTAGCAAATTCTCTTACCTCATCTGGATAATTATCATTACCCGCTAATAATTCAGAAAGTACGAACACTGTGGTCATAGGAGTTCTAAGTTCGTGAGATAGATTTGCCAAAAACTCATCTTTTACTTTACTTCCTCTTTTTTCTGCTTCTAATGCTCTTACTTGAGCAGTAACATTTTGTTTTTGTAAATCATTGATTCGATCAGCTAATCCCAAAGAAAGAAGTATAACCTCTAAAGATGTTCCTAAAAATGCAGAATATTCCGTAAGAGGATTGCTTGGTAAAAAACCAGCATTTCGAAGCGCTAAAATTATTCCCCCAAGTAAAAGTGTCATCCATGCAAGCATATAATACCTTGCAGAACGATATCCAAGAGCAAATGACAATATACCCCCAAAAATCATCAATAACGCAACTAAAACAATTTCAATAACTAAAAGTATAATCACAGCTTGATGGTCCATAAATAGAGTTCCTAATGTAGTAACAATAAATATAAGCCTAAACACATTTAATAGTCTGTGGATTTTTGGTAATGTTTTCTCTGTTTGCAAAAAATTAATTGTAAAAGAAATCATAAATACAAAACTTAAAGGAATAGAAATTGCATAAAAAAGATGATAGAAATAAATTGACCATCTCCAAATATACTGAGTCATTAAACCAGTATAGTTAAACCAAAAATAAACGAATGTAAATATATACATAACATAAAAGAAATAGGTATTATCCCGAATCGAAATCCAAACAAATAGATTATAAAATCCCATTACAATTAAAGCTCCAAAAAACATTCCAAACAAATACATTTCCAAATTGGATTTTTCGAGAAAAGCCTCCTCTGTCCAAATCGAAATTGGAAGCATCATTGAGTCTGATGTTTCAAATCGTAAAAAATATAAGTTGTCTATTTGAAAGGATGGATTTATTACAAAAACTAAATTTCGAGAAGGGACGTCTCGTTCTTTAAATGGAATGTAATCACCGATTTGTTTTTCTTCAGATACTGATTTGGTTTTTATTTGAAAAAGACTGACTTTATCAAATTGAGGAAATCGAATTTCTAGAAAATACTTTTTTTCGAGATCTGATTTTATTTTTAAACGAACCCAGTATATAGATTTGGTAAAACCAAAACTAGGGACTTGCCTATCCGATTTTATCCAACGATTTTCGAATTCTTCCTTTTGTATATCATCTATCGTTAAAATTCTAT containing:
- a CDS encoding cation:proton antiporter — protein: KAIFYGMVFTVSSTPICLKILKERKELNQEHGKISLGILIFQDIAIVPLMIGVSFLSPSESSSAGKIAKELGLMILLGGGIFGGFRFFFPKMLRMISHLQAQEVWVLGGLALCFGAAYLSHLAGLSLALGAFIAGVVIAGSDESHKVAKTIEPIRDAFTAIFFMSLGLLINIKLEFIHFYIIVALGVILAKGAIVTFVSLILGNTTKVSILAAMALAQVGEFSYVLASAAVQNQIITSDIFQIILTAMVITMILAPGMIAFAPRLAFKAVPAISFIPLHKLSLYKKEKSIPKIDIDSVVPEVLILGFGVIGKNVSNVLKETKIPFQVMEMNLNNVKEGKHIGIPIFYGDCTDPEALERAGFLKVKAVVIAISDEGAVKESTSLMKKIRPDIFILVRTRYLLNQEKIKELGADVVVTEEFESSIQIFSLLLEKFGVDKNIILEQEDIIRSNSSIFF
- a CDS encoding transposase, giving the protein MIKRKNFSNEFKEKIVLEYTSGQSSAAQIAQREGITSQTVRDWGKAFNNKNFRV
- a CDS encoding DDE-type integrase/transposase/recombinase codes for the protein MQIGRNRVQRLMRENQLNCRAKKAYYSGSTNSKHHLRKYSNLLIEADIQEYPVIVGDVTAFDIKGKNHYCAHLLDLTNREILGISVSRINNTDLVYRTLEQAISKRDDLSKYIHHTDSDVRYCSSKYIKLVEKSQMKISMCRGNAYENAHSESFNKTLKRQEINIHQHNSIEEAEKVFLNLL
- a CDS encoding SCO family protein; translated protein: MKLNKKQISFGIIFLLHIIAFIVLFVFQLNDKYYGFESSIKINPFELEDHNGAKFTEKELNSNFHFIYFGFLRCTEICPKGVSLLTRISKKIPDSDLRFVFVSIDPERDSKESINTYMQNRDKRFIGVRDSDINKIENFAGQFYVQFARDIFGKNNSAYQINHSSNIILINKSNNMIIRYPEGLEDISRIQSDFEYFKKNNN
- a CDS encoding sensor histidine kinase yields the protein MKLLFTIILLFLNSIFAMDPIVLTKDTIEYPMGMYLEILEDQNRILTIDDIQKEEFENRWIKSDRQVPSFGFTKSIYWVRLKIKSDLEKKYFLEIRFPQFDKVSLFQIKTKSVSEEKQIGDYIPFKERDVPSRNLVFVINPSFQIDNLYFLRFETSDSMMLPISIWTEEAFLEKSNLEMYLFGMFFGALIVMGFYNLFVWISIRDNTYFFYVMYIFTFVYFWFNYTGLMTQYIWRWSIYFYHLFYAISIPLSFVFMISFTINFLQTEKTLPKIHRLLNVFRLIFIVTTLGTLFMDHQAVIILLVIEIVLVALLMIFGGILSFALGYRSARYYMLAWMTLLLGGIILALRNAGFLPSNPLTEYSAFLGTSLEVILLSLGLADRINDLQKQNVTAQVRALEAEKRGSKVKDEFLANLSHELRTPMTTVFVLSELLAGNDNYPDEVREFAKEIRAGSGKLNDYVNDLILVTDIETNLKLQKNKIEISKLIESVLVEVKQILEDQDVQIIFEAKEKIEFECDSILLAKAIEAILKNAIVYNKPKGTVEITFRKRVLKTLDRTFKGIEISIKDNGIGISKEFHDKIFEKFFRVDTSLSYEVSGVGLGLFIARKIVELHGGTIRVKSELGNGSEFTIDLPEKS